In one Rutidosis leptorrhynchoides isolate AG116_Rl617_1_P2 chromosome 8, CSIRO_AGI_Rlap_v1, whole genome shotgun sequence genomic region, the following are encoded:
- the LOC139861814 gene encoding nudix hydrolase 21, chloroplastic-like, producing the protein MVAIAIARSGRDLQRYNGGQRVVVGCIPYRLKGGIKASSNNLEDALEVLVISAQRKGKGMLFPKGGWELDEDIKAAALRETIEEAGVSGTIEGELGRWCFKSKGNDAYYEGHMFPLLVKEQLDQWPEKAIRQRYWVSASKAKESCQYSWMREALDLLVTRLESAPTKLDELTV; encoded by the exons ATGGTGGCCATAGCAATTGCTCGTAGTGGTAGAGACTTGCAGCGTTACAACGGCGGTCAACGTGTTGTTGTTGG ATGCATACCTTACAGATTAAAAGGTGGAATTAAGGCATCAAGCAACAATCTTGAAGATGCACTCGAGGTGCTTGTGATAAGTGCTCAAAGAAAAGGCAAAGGAATGTTGTTTCCTAAG GGTGGTTGGGAATTAGATGAAGATATAAAAGCTGCTGCTTTAAGAGAAACAATTGAAGAAGCTGGTGTATCTGGTACTATTGAG GGTGAATTGGGAAGATGGTGCTTTAAGAGTAAAGGCAATGATGCATATTATGAAGGGCATATGTTCCCTTTGCTTGTGAAGGAGCAACTAGACCAATGGCCTGAGAAAGCTATACGCCAAAGATATTGG GTGAGTGCATCTAAAGCTAAAGAATCTTGCCAATATAGTTGGATGAGAGAAGCATTGGACTTGCTAGTGACTCGACTCGAGTCAGCTCCAACAAAGTTGGATGAACTCACTGTTTGA